The following proteins come from a genomic window of Salvia hispanica cultivar TCC Black 2014 chromosome 4, UniMelb_Shisp_WGS_1.0, whole genome shotgun sequence:
- the LOC125185174 gene encoding dirigent protein 1-like, producing MKKSVIIFTGILWLATAISSMAIDQSPKAVEKWFKTLPQRHEKVTELHFYFHRLGGSAPSAATIARANTTTPNSFGLTVMRDDPLTVGPDISSAHMGYAQGMSSTVSLEEVILVDYFTLSFTDGSTLAVLGSNAIFHQYRELPIVGGTGAYRLARGVITFQTYFFNPATREASIQADAVVFHY from the coding sequence ATGAAGAAATCAGTGATCATATTCACAGGTATACTTTGGTTGGCCACTGCCATTTCAAGCATGGCAATTGACCAAAGCCCCAAGGCAGTGGAGAAGTGGTTTAAAACCCTACCACAAAGGCATGAAAAGGTAACCGAACTCCACTTCTACTTCCACCGGTTAGGCGGCTCCGCCCCCTCCGCTGCCACAATCGCAAGGGCGAACACGACCACGCCTAACTCGTTCGGGCTGACCGTGATGAGGGACGATCCTCTCACGGTGGGGCCGGACATCTCGTCCGCGCACATGGGCTACGCGCAGGGAATGTCGTCCACCGTGTCGTTGGAAGAAGTGATCCTCGTCGACTACTTCACCCTCTCCTTCACCGACGGAAGCACCCTCGCCGTCCTCGGCAGCAACGCCATATTCCACCAGTACCGCGAGCTGCCCATCGTCGGCGGCACGGGGGCTTACCGGTTGGCGCGTGGGGTTATCACATTCCAGACGTACTTCTTCAACCCTGCCACTAGGGAAGCTTCCATCCAGGCAGACGCCGTCGTTTTCcattattga
- the LOC125224536 gene encoding dirigent protein 22-like has protein sequence MAKLSIIHTTLILCSILSMSNAINQSPKAVENWMENLKQSKPKVTKLHFYYHNSRNPEKNLSAVQVATAPVFSDQPPYFGVLTITDDPLTVGPEISSKRVGYAQGFYATSSLEEVSMLMGVTFIFTDGEYNGSTLAILGRNPIGERYRELPILGGTGVFRLARGIVTLQTYFFNFTVALAIVEMNVVALHY, from the coding sequence atgGCAAAGCTTTCAATAATTCACACTACCCTAATCCTTTGCTCAATTCTATCAATGTCCAACGCCATAAACCAATCCCCCAAAGCCGTCGAAAATTGGATGGAAAATCTAAAGCAATCGAAACCAAAGGTAACGAAACTCCACTTCTACTACCACAACTCCCGCAACCCGGAGAAGAACCTCTCGGCCGTGCAAGTGGCGACCGCCCCCGTCTTCTCTGACCAGCCTCCCTACTTTGGTGTGCTGACGATCACCGACGACCCCCTCACGGTGGGGCCCGAGATATCCTCGAAGCGCGTGGGCTACGCGCAGGGCTTCTACGCCACGTCGTCGTTGGAGGAGGTGAGCATGCTGATGGGCGTCACGTTCATCTTCACGGACGGAGAGTACAACGGAAGCACGCTCGCCATCCTCGGCCGCAACCCCATCGGGGAGCGCTACCGGGAGCTTCCCATCCTCGGGGGCACGGGGGTGTTCCGCCTTGCGAGGGGGATTGTTACGCTGCAGACTTACTTCTTCAACTTCACTGTGGCTCTTGCCATTGTTGAGATGAATGTCGTTGCTTTGCACTATtga